Proteins from a single region of Thunnus albacares chromosome 16, fThuAlb1.1, whole genome shotgun sequence:
- the srp9 gene encoding signal recognition particle 9 kDa protein: MPYYQTWEEFARAAEKLYLTDPMKVRVVLKYRHCDGNLCIKVTDNAVCLQYKTDQAQDVKKIEKLHGKLMRLMVSKETHSGAMETD, from the exons ATGCCTTACTATCAGACTTGGGAGGAATTCGCCCGCGCAGCAGAAAAACTGTATCTGACAGATCCCATGAAG gtCAGAGTGGTTCTCAAGTACAGACACTGCGACGGCAACCTGTGCATTAAAGTGACCGACAATGCCGTG TGTTTACAGTACAAGACGGACCAGGCCCAGGACGTGAAGAAGATCGAGAAGCTCCACGGAAAACTGATGAGACTCATGGTGTCCAAGGAGACGCACAGTGGCGCCATGGAGACGGACTAA